The Lentzea guizhouensis genome contains a region encoding:
- a CDS encoding carbohydrate ABC transporter permease, which yields MTAPSLSPAGPATTGPARPVPRPMRRRRGGLRSERLAPLVLLAPAVLVIVGLRLWPLVLGINFSFTGDGDRDGQAVGFDNYLTLLGDPLFRTALRNVGLLVLLLPVAVAVPGLLATFIYLKVPGHRVHRGVYFFPAVLSPVIVGAIFTLLLAFDGPVNALLGLAGLGPVDWLGDPDVAIFAVVGVHVWATFGMGLVVFLAGFATLDRSLLDAAEVDGASLAQRIRHVVVPGLSRTIQFVFVTTMIGLLTSMFGLVYVMTSGGPEGSTYLPEYYVWIQQGQFGQPALASAASTALFLIMLVVGLAQVAVLRRSGRED from the coding sequence GTGACGGCGCCCTCCCTCTCCCCCGCGGGCCCGGCCACGACCGGGCCCGCCAGGCCGGTCCCCCGTCCCATGCGGCGGCGCCGCGGTGGCCTGCGGTCCGAACGGCTTGCTCCACTGGTGCTCCTGGCACCGGCCGTCCTCGTCATCGTCGGGCTGCGGCTGTGGCCGCTGGTGCTCGGGATCAACTTCTCGTTCACCGGCGACGGCGACCGCGACGGCCAGGCCGTCGGGTTCGACAACTACCTCACGCTGCTCGGCGACCCGCTGTTCCGCACCGCGCTGCGCAACGTCGGTCTGCTCGTGCTGCTGCTGCCGGTGGCGGTGGCGGTCCCCGGCCTGCTCGCGACGTTCATCTACCTCAAGGTGCCGGGACACCGCGTCCACCGCGGCGTGTACTTCTTCCCGGCCGTGCTCTCGCCGGTGATCGTCGGCGCGATCTTCACCCTGCTGCTGGCGTTCGACGGTCCGGTCAACGCCCTGCTCGGCCTCGCGGGTCTCGGGCCGGTCGACTGGCTCGGCGACCCCGACGTGGCGATCTTCGCGGTGGTCGGCGTGCACGTGTGGGCGACCTTCGGCATGGGGCTGGTCGTGTTCCTGGCCGGGTTCGCCACCCTCGACCGCTCGCTGCTCGACGCCGCGGAGGTGGACGGGGCGTCGCTGGCGCAGCGGATCCGGCACGTGGTCGTGCCGGGCCTGTCCCGCACGATCCAGTTCGTCTTCGTCACCACCATGATCGGGCTGCTGACGTCGATGTTCGGCCTGGTCTACGTGATGACCAGCGGCGGCCCGGAGGGGTCGACCTACCTGCCCGAGTACTACGTCTGGATCCAGCAGGGGCAGTTCGGCCAGCCGGCGCTCGCCTCCGCGGCTTCCACGGCGTTGTTCCTGATCATGCTCGTCGTCGGGCTGGCGCAGGTCGCCGTCCTGCGGCGGTCGGGCAGGGAGGACTGA
- a CDS encoding mandelate racemase/muconate lactonizing enzyme family protein, whose product MRITGLRTLTTVQDWGRPVGDANGVYADGLVRVPVVVVETDTGLTGVGLGPHVEADAVFAAIEGEDPRSVTALYDRMLRRVFKAGHSGAVFGTIGAVDTALWDIKAQAAGEPLWRLLGGRDRRVPAYASGLCVALTDDELVAVYREYAAHGVRAAKLKGGLDVDRDRHRLTLVRDVLTEAGRGARPSLMLDVNETWTRKQAVRYVSELERSFDLTWVEEPVRRWDVEGHAAVGRGIRASVATGENLTGLEQHRPLIAAGAVDVVQTAAVWGVTHFLRVAALAHAHDLPVSPIGTSPVGLLHAAASVPNHLVSELQDLRPAVGVEIDLAVADGAYVLGEAPGLGLRIDEEKIAAAGHLLPGELSGGPHIRPERAGHRLHAVESGQDVESPVLNA is encoded by the coding sequence ATGCGCATCACTGGTCTGCGGACCCTCACCACGGTCCAGGACTGGGGCCGGCCGGTCGGTGACGCCAACGGCGTCTACGCCGACGGGCTGGTCCGGGTCCCCGTCGTCGTCGTGGAGACCGACACCGGCCTGACGGGGGTCGGTCTCGGGCCGCACGTGGAGGCCGACGCCGTCTTCGCCGCCATCGAGGGCGAGGACCCGCGGTCGGTCACCGCCCTCTACGACCGGATGCTGCGCCGGGTGTTCAAGGCGGGTCACTCCGGCGCGGTGTTCGGCACGATCGGCGCGGTCGACACCGCGTTGTGGGACATCAAGGCGCAGGCGGCGGGCGAACCGCTGTGGCGGCTGCTCGGCGGGCGCGACCGCCGCGTGCCCGCCTACGCCTCCGGGTTGTGCGTGGCGCTGACCGACGACGAGCTCGTCGCCGTGTACCGGGAGTACGCGGCACACGGCGTGCGCGCGGCGAAGCTCAAGGGCGGTCTCGACGTCGACCGCGACCGGCACCGCCTCACGCTGGTCCGCGACGTCCTCACCGAGGCGGGCCGCGGTGCCCGGCCCAGCCTGATGCTCGACGTCAACGAGACCTGGACGCGCAAGCAGGCGGTCCGCTACGTGAGCGAGCTGGAACGCAGCTTTGACCTGACCTGGGTCGAGGAACCGGTGCGGCGCTGGGACGTGGAGGGCCACGCGGCGGTGGGGCGCGGAATCCGCGCGTCGGTCGCCACCGGGGAGAACCTCACCGGGCTCGAACAGCACCGCCCGCTGATCGCCGCCGGTGCCGTCGACGTCGTGCAGACCGCCGCGGTCTGGGGCGTCACCCACTTCCTGCGGGTCGCCGCGCTCGCCCACGCGCACGACCTGCCCGTGAGCCCCATCGGCACCAGCCCGGTCGGCCTGCTGCACGCCGCCGCGTCCGTGCCCAACCACCTGGTGAGCGAACTGCAGGACCTCCGCCCGGCGGTGGGCGTGGAGATCGACCTGGCCGTGGCCGACGGGGCGTACGTCCTGGGCGAGGCCCCCGGCCTCGGGCTGCGGATCGACGAGGAGAAGATCGCCGCGGCCGGGCACCTGCTGCCCGGTGAGCTGTCCGGCGGCCCCCACATCCGGCCGGAACGCGCCGGGCACCGCCTGCACGCCGTGGAGTCCGGTCAGGACGTGGAAAGCCCCGTGCTCAACGCGTAG
- the larA gene encoding nickel-dependent lactate racemase, protein MDVVRPAYGETGLDLRVDPAVTTVVTPRHHPVPEPPEQVLRRALRFPVAGPPLRDRVRRGQTVAISACDGTRPQPRHLMIPAVLAELDGLVDLDDVVVLVATGTHRGNTDAELRAMFGDEVVDSVRVVNHDARDRDSLTWLGKLGADVPVWLNSEWVAADVRITTGFVEPHFFAGFSGGPKLVAPGLAALETVLVLHDARRIGHPRAAWGVVEGNPVHDDVRAIAAATGVTFGFDVVLNQDREVVAAFGGDLLEMHAAAVRTAREVAMRPVPQPFDVVVTTNSGYPLDQNLYQSVKGMSAAYQVVRPGGTIVCAAECRDGFPGHGSYREVLASAGSPAALSAEISSRRVTVPDQWQVQIQARIQADCRVVVHTSHLTDAELATAHLEQTADISRTVAEALAAAGPGARLCVLPEGPQTIPYVTGAVR, encoded by the coding sequence ATGGACGTCGTGCGGCCGGCCTACGGCGAGACGGGACTGGACCTGCGCGTCGACCCGGCGGTGACCACGGTCGTGACACCGCGGCACCACCCGGTGCCGGAACCGCCGGAACAGGTGCTGCGCCGGGCGTTGCGGTTCCCGGTCGCGGGACCGCCGTTGCGCGACCGGGTGCGCCGCGGGCAGACCGTGGCGATCTCCGCCTGTGACGGCACCCGGCCGCAGCCGCGCCACCTGATGATCCCGGCGGTGCTGGCGGAGCTCGACGGGCTGGTCGACCTCGACGACGTCGTGGTGCTGGTCGCGACCGGCACCCACCGCGGCAACACCGACGCGGAGCTGCGGGCGATGTTCGGCGACGAGGTGGTCGACTCGGTGCGGGTCGTCAACCACGACGCCCGCGACCGGGACAGCCTGACGTGGCTGGGGAAGCTCGGCGCGGACGTCCCGGTGTGGCTCAACAGCGAGTGGGTGGCCGCGGACGTGCGGATCACCACGGGGTTCGTCGAGCCGCACTTCTTCGCCGGGTTCTCCGGCGGGCCGAAGCTCGTCGCACCCGGTCTCGCCGCGCTGGAGACGGTGCTGGTGCTGCACGACGCCCGCCGCATCGGCCACCCGCGGGCGGCCTGGGGCGTTGTCGAGGGCAACCCGGTGCACGACGACGTGCGCGCCATCGCGGCCGCGACCGGTGTGACGTTCGGGTTCGACGTGGTGCTGAACCAGGACAGGGAGGTCGTCGCCGCGTTCGGCGGAGACCTGCTGGAGATGCACGCGGCGGCCGTGCGCACGGCCCGCGAGGTCGCGATGCGGCCGGTGCCGCAGCCCTTCGACGTGGTGGTGACGACGAACTCCGGCTACCCGCTCGACCAGAACCTCTACCAGTCGGTGAAGGGCATGTCCGCGGCCTACCAGGTGGTGCGGCCGGGCGGCACGATCGTGTGCGCCGCCGAGTGCCGCGACGGGTTCCCCGGCCACGGCTCGTACCGCGAGGTGCTGGCCTCGGCCGGCTCGCCCGCGGCGTTGTCCGCGGAGATCTCCTCGCGCCGGGTCACCGTGCCCGACCAGTGGCAGGTGCAGATCCAGGCGCGCATCCAGGCCGACTGCCGGGTCGTCGTGCACACCTCGCACCTGACCGACGCGGAGCTGGCCACGGCACACCTGGAGCAGACCGCGGACATCTCGCGCACGGTGGCGGAGGCGCTCGCGGCCGCCGGTCCCGGAGCCCGCCTGTGCGTGCTTCCTGAAGGACCGCAGACCATCCCGTACGTCACCGGGGCGGTGCGATGA
- a CDS encoding sugar phosphate isomerase/epimerase and 4-hydroxyphenylpyruvate domain-containing protein — MPEPRTAIATVCLSGTLEDKLAAAAEAGFAGIELFENDLLASRLSPAEVRERCADLGLTIDLYQPFRDFEAVPPDVLAANLHRAERKLDLMTELGVDTVLVCSSVSSDAIDDDDLAAEQLHLLASKADERGLRVAYEALAWGRFVHGYEHAWRIVRRAAHPALGVCLDSFHILSKGDDPRPIRAIPGDKIFFLQLADAPTLPMGVLQWSRHHRLFPGQGDFDLTAFTGHVLAAGYRGPLSLEVFNDVFRQADPHRAAVDAMRSLVALQDSLGLLDVPPAPVPSGYAFAEVVGEPGLAALGFTRTGVHRSKPVELWTQGEARVLVNAVGEPGTVGALGLVVPDPAAAARRAEVMSAPPLTRATGPDEVALAAIAAPDGTQLLLCGGHDWVDDFVPTGEEPAGAGITGIDHVALTQPFDHFDEATLFHRAVLGLVPGPVTEFAAPYGIVRSRGVSGGVRLSLDSALVRRGGWAPAVREPQHIAFTAADAVACAAALRERGARLLEIPANYYDDLAARTGMPPERIDELRRNHVLHDRDEHGELLHFYTELMGARVFFEVVQRIGGYAGFGVVNAPVRMAAHHDVRQGPRGATPPASAPTSGRSPAPPATPGTGR; from the coding sequence ATGCCTGAGCCGCGCACCGCCATCGCGACCGTCTGCCTGTCCGGCACGCTGGAGGACAAGCTCGCCGCGGCCGCCGAGGCCGGGTTCGCCGGCATCGAGCTGTTCGAGAACGACCTGCTCGCGTCCCGCCTGAGCCCGGCCGAGGTCCGCGAGCGCTGCGCCGACCTCGGGTTGACGATCGACCTCTACCAGCCGTTCCGCGACTTCGAGGCGGTGCCGCCGGACGTGCTGGCCGCCAACCTGCACCGAGCGGAACGCAAGCTCGACCTCATGACCGAGCTCGGCGTGGACACCGTGCTCGTCTGCTCGTCGGTGTCGTCCGACGCGATCGACGACGACGACCTCGCGGCCGAGCAGCTGCACCTGCTGGCGTCCAAAGCGGACGAACGCGGGCTGCGGGTCGCGTACGAAGCGCTGGCGTGGGGGAGGTTCGTCCACGGCTACGAGCACGCGTGGCGGATCGTCCGCCGCGCCGCGCACCCGGCGCTGGGCGTGTGCCTGGACAGCTTCCACATCCTGTCCAAAGGGGACGATCCGCGGCCGATCCGCGCGATCCCCGGCGACAAGATCTTCTTCCTGCAGCTCGCGGACGCGCCGACGTTGCCGATGGGCGTCCTGCAGTGGAGCCGCCACCACCGGCTCTTCCCCGGCCAGGGCGACTTCGACCTGACCGCCTTCACCGGGCACGTGCTCGCCGCCGGGTACCGCGGGCCGTTGTCGCTGGAAGTGTTCAACGACGTCTTCCGGCAGGCCGACCCGCACCGCGCCGCGGTCGACGCGATGCGGTCGCTGGTGGCGCTTCAGGACTCCCTGGGACTGCTGGACGTTCCGCCCGCGCCGGTGCCGTCCGGCTACGCGTTCGCCGAGGTCGTCGGCGAACCCGGCCTCGCGGCACTGGGGTTCACGCGCACCGGCGTGCACCGGTCGAAGCCGGTCGAGCTGTGGACGCAGGGTGAAGCGCGGGTGCTGGTCAACGCGGTGGGCGAACCGGGAACGGTCGGTGCGCTCGGCTTAGTCGTGCCCGATCCCGCCGCGGCGGCACGGCGGGCCGAGGTCATGTCGGCACCGCCGCTGACCCGCGCGACGGGCCCGGACGAGGTCGCGCTGGCCGCCATCGCCGCACCGGACGGCACGCAGCTCCTCCTGTGCGGCGGCCACGACTGGGTCGACGACTTCGTCCCGACCGGCGAGGAACCGGCCGGCGCCGGCATCACCGGCATCGACCACGTCGCGCTGACCCAGCCGTTCGACCACTTCGACGAGGCGACGCTCTTCCACCGCGCGGTGCTCGGCCTCGTGCCGGGCCCGGTCACGGAGTTCGCCGCGCCGTACGGGATCGTGCGCAGCCGGGGCGTCAGCGGTGGCGTCCGGCTGTCACTGGACTCCGCCCTGGTCCGCCGCGGCGGGTGGGCGCCGGCGGTGCGGGAACCGCAGCACATCGCCTTCACGGCGGCGGACGCGGTGGCCTGCGCCGCCGCCCTGCGCGAGCGTGGTGCCCGGTTGCTGGAGATCCCCGCCAACTACTACGACGACCTCGCGGCCCGTACCGGCATGCCACCCGAGCGGATCGACGAGCTGCGCCGCAACCACGTGCTGCACGACCGCGACGAGCACGGCGAGCTCCTGCACTTCTACACCGAGCTGATGGGCGCGCGGGTGTTCTTCGAGGTGGTGCAGCGCATCGGCGGCTACGCCGGGTTCGGCGTGGTCAACGCACCGGTCAGGATGGCTGCCCACCACGACGTGCGGCAGGGTCCGCGAGGTGCCACACCTCCCGCATCGGCACCCACCAGTGGCCGGAGCCCGGCTCCGCCAGCGACTCCTGGCACGGGTCGGTGA
- a CDS encoding ABC transporter substrate-binding protein: protein MKQRTLWSAVLVAGLAFTAGCGSASGPGSSAGGTSDKLVVWDWKSGDAKAAAYVEKAKADFAKKHPGVRVEFVAQPFDQYYTLLGAAVQAGQGPDVVLFNGGGQIRDRSDALTPLDSYVSDDRKRLAGWDAFTEDGKAYAEPVTLQGHPIYYNKDLYQKAGLDSPAKNWDDFVRDCGVVTQKTGAKCFALGNKEGIGIQFFLSAMGSAVLTPQEYDDWIAGRRNWSSPDVKKIFELWKQTGDSGLNTDGANSTAMFNDAFAAFNSGKAANVIGLMSDVGHWKDFAEFLTPEKVGVMPAPVVNPAAKPSLAYDGGIGYAVTKWTKDQKVAADLVRSLTSTEALKAFYLDGGAIAADTTIDTSAGGPAVKTIVSEVKSGKPALHVALSSKTVDLMGRLSQQLLSGSTTVDDVLQQLAASDKTG, encoded by the coding sequence ATGAAGCAGCGCACACTGTGGTCGGCCGTCCTGGTGGCGGGACTCGCGTTCACAGCGGGTTGCGGGAGCGCGTCCGGTCCGGGTTCGTCGGCCGGCGGTACGAGCGACAAGCTCGTGGTGTGGGACTGGAAGTCCGGTGACGCGAAGGCCGCCGCCTACGTCGAGAAGGCCAAGGCGGACTTCGCGAAGAAGCACCCCGGCGTGCGGGTCGAGTTCGTGGCGCAGCCGTTCGACCAGTACTACACGCTGCTCGGCGCGGCCGTCCAAGCCGGCCAGGGCCCGGACGTGGTGCTTTTCAACGGCGGTGGCCAGATCCGCGACCGGTCCGACGCGCTCACCCCGCTCGACTCCTACGTGTCCGACGACCGGAAGCGGTTGGCGGGCTGGGACGCGTTCACCGAGGACGGCAAGGCCTACGCGGAACCGGTGACCCTGCAGGGCCACCCGATCTACTACAACAAGGACCTGTACCAGAAGGCCGGCCTCGACTCCCCAGCGAAGAACTGGGATGACTTCGTGCGCGACTGCGGTGTCGTAACGCAGAAGACCGGAGCCAAGTGCTTCGCGCTGGGCAACAAGGAGGGCATCGGGATCCAGTTCTTCCTGTCCGCCATGGGTTCCGCGGTGCTGACCCCGCAGGAGTACGACGACTGGATCGCCGGCAGGCGCAACTGGTCGTCACCGGACGTGAAGAAGATCTTCGAGCTGTGGAAGCAGACCGGCGACAGCGGCCTGAACACCGACGGCGCCAACTCCACCGCGATGTTCAACGACGCGTTCGCCGCGTTCAACTCGGGCAAGGCGGCCAACGTCATCGGCCTGATGTCCGACGTCGGGCACTGGAAGGACTTCGCCGAGTTCCTCACCCCGGAGAAGGTCGGCGTCATGCCGGCGCCCGTCGTGAACCCGGCCGCGAAGCCGAGCCTGGCCTACGACGGCGGAATCGGGTACGCCGTCACGAAGTGGACGAAGGACCAGAAGGTCGCCGCCGACCTGGTGCGGTCGCTGACCTCCACCGAGGCGCTCAAGGCGTTCTACCTCGACGGTGGCGCGATCGCGGCCGACACGACGATCGACACCTCCGCGGGCGGTCCGGCGGTCAAGACCATCGTCAGCGAGGTGAAGTCCGGCAAGCCCGCCCTGCACGTGGCGCTGTCGTCCAAGACGGTCGACCTCATGGGCCGGCTCTCGCAGCAGCTGCTCAGCGGTTCGACCACAGTGGACGACGTGCTGCAGCAGCTCGCCGCGTCCGACAAGACGGGCTGA
- a CDS encoding carbohydrate ABC transporter permease, whose protein sequence is MTGTRLTRWVVAIPMALLALATVYPLVFTANVAMKTRREYVLDRFSPAGSLSFDNVVRAWTSVGMSRYFLNSVVVVTCSVALLLLLGSMAGFVLARLRFRGSSVLFLGVLAALFIPFQVIMVPLARIMADTGLLDTYPGLVLAYVAQFLPFTIFLLTSYYSTVPAEIVDAARIDGNSVYGVYWRIMLPIGTPALLSVGVLNALFCWNDVLISLLVMPSAEHRTLMVGVTSLRGQYSDDIPTFASGVLIAAVPVLLVYLFLQRQIADGVTAGSTKG, encoded by the coding sequence ATGACCGGCACCCGGCTGACCCGGTGGGTGGTCGCGATCCCGATGGCCCTGCTCGCACTGGCCACGGTCTACCCGCTCGTGTTCACGGCCAACGTGGCGATGAAGACCCGCCGCGAGTACGTGCTCGACCGGTTCTCCCCGGCCGGCTCGTTGAGCTTCGACAACGTCGTCAGGGCGTGGACCAGCGTCGGGATGTCGCGCTACTTCCTCAACTCGGTGGTCGTGGTGACCTGTTCGGTGGCGCTGCTGCTCCTGCTCGGGTCGATGGCGGGTTTCGTGCTGGCACGACTGCGGTTCCGCGGCTCGTCGGTGCTCTTCCTGGGCGTGCTGGCGGCGTTGTTCATCCCGTTCCAGGTGATCATGGTGCCGCTGGCGCGGATCATGGCGGACACGGGGCTCCTCGACACCTACCCCGGGCTGGTGCTGGCCTACGTGGCGCAGTTCCTGCCGTTCACGATCTTCCTGCTCACCAGCTACTACTCGACCGTGCCCGCGGAGATCGTGGACGCCGCCCGCATCGACGGGAACTCCGTCTACGGGGTCTACTGGCGCATCATGCTTCCGATCGGCACGCCCGCGTTGCTGTCGGTCGGTGTGCTCAACGCGCTCTTCTGCTGGAACGACGTGCTCATCTCGTTGCTGGTGATGCCGTCGGCGGAGCACCGCACGCTCATGGTCGGCGTGACGTCGTTGCGCGGGCAGTACTCCGACGACATCCCCACCTTCGCCTCCGGCGTGCTCATCGCCGCGGTCCCCGTCCTGCTCGTCTACCTCTTCCTGCAACGACAGATCGCCGACGGGGTCACCGCCGGGTCGACGAAGGGCTGA
- a CDS encoding FadR/GntR family transcriptional regulator — MTASGQHPGTAVGAHPAPGWVRGPANLARAITTELVERIVRGDHPPGTSLPPEPVLCETFSVSRTVVREAVKVLQEKGLVQVRQGAGTLVTPPSTWNMLDELVLAAAVAEDETLGVLDDLVVTRRLLESDMALVAARVADNATVVALRDLVDLMDQLVDDPTAYREQDHAFHDTIMRASGNRIARGVVRSLESQVFNTARYTGRTDSELCAASNRGHRRICERIAAHDPEGAAEAMSTHITEAWLVRRTDVGEPGRLDR; from the coding sequence ATGACGGCATCAGGTCAGCACCCCGGCACCGCCGTGGGCGCGCACCCCGCGCCGGGGTGGGTGCGCGGGCCGGCGAACCTGGCCAGGGCGATCACGACCGAGCTCGTGGAGCGGATCGTGCGCGGAGACCACCCGCCGGGGACGTCGCTGCCACCGGAGCCGGTGCTGTGCGAGACGTTCTCGGTGAGCCGCACGGTGGTCCGCGAGGCGGTGAAGGTGTTGCAGGAGAAGGGCCTCGTCCAAGTGCGCCAAGGCGCCGGCACGCTGGTGACACCGCCGTCGACGTGGAACATGCTCGACGAGCTCGTGCTGGCCGCCGCGGTCGCCGAGGACGAGACGCTGGGCGTGCTGGACGACCTGGTGGTCACCCGCCGGTTGCTCGAGTCCGACATGGCCCTGGTCGCCGCGCGGGTCGCCGACAACGCCACCGTCGTCGCGCTGCGCGACCTCGTGGACCTGATGGACCAGCTGGTGGACGATCCCACCGCCTACCGCGAACAGGACCACGCCTTCCACGACACGATCATGCGCGCGTCCGGCAACCGCATCGCCAGGGGAGTGGTGCGGTCACTGGAGAGCCAGGTCTTCAACACCGCCCGGTACACGGGCAGGACCGACAGCGAACTGTGCGCGGCCTCGAACCGGGGGCACCGGCGGATCTGCGAGCGCATCGCGGCGCACGACCCGGAAGGCGCCGCCGAGGCCATGTCCACCCACATCACCGAGGCCTGGCTCGTGCGCCGCACGGACGTGGGCGAGCCGGGCCGCCTGGACCGCTGA
- a CDS encoding L-rhamnose mutarotase: MEPQRFGMLIRLRPEKREEYLELHAAVWPAVEQTMLDANMRNFTIFLHDDLLFGYYEYVGEDHAADQARIAADPETRRWWTFTDPCQESLAEPGSGHWWVPMREVWHLADPAARRGGQPS; encoded by the coding sequence ATGGAACCACAGCGCTTCGGCATGCTGATCCGGCTCCGCCCGGAGAAGCGCGAGGAGTACCTGGAGCTGCACGCGGCGGTCTGGCCGGCCGTCGAGCAGACCATGCTCGACGCGAACATGCGCAACTTCACGATCTTCCTGCACGACGACCTGCTGTTCGGCTACTACGAGTACGTCGGCGAGGACCACGCCGCCGACCAGGCCCGCATCGCCGCCGATCCGGAGACGCGGCGCTGGTGGACGTTCACCGACCCGTGCCAGGAGTCGCTGGCGGAGCCGGGCTCCGGCCACTGGTGGGTGCCGATGCGGGAGGTGTGGCACCTCGCGGACCCTGCCGCACGTCGTGGTGGGCAGCCATCCTGA
- a CDS encoding amidohydrolase family protein → MGDIDGSTAELPAAGAGTAPPRRIDAHHHLWDLSARPQDWLDAPEAARIRRDFGLADLAEVTGPAGVDATVLVQVLDDVDETADFLALAGESELVAGVVGWADLTAPDVAEQLDRLRSGPGGDRLVGVRHLVQSEPDPGWLVLPAVLTGLRAVRDAGLAYDLLTRPHQLPAALVAVRSVPDLVFVVDHLSKPGIAHRVYQPWATHLSALAAEPNVTAKVSGLVTEAGPEWTVEDLRPCVDLALEVFGPDRLMVGSDWPVCLLAGEYGEVLGAAEALLCGLSPAERAEVLAGTAARVYRLGRR, encoded by the coding sequence ATGGGTGACATCGACGGGAGCACGGCGGAGCTGCCGGCCGCGGGTGCGGGCACGGCCCCGCCTCGCCGGATCGACGCCCACCACCACCTGTGGGACCTCTCCGCCCGCCCGCAGGACTGGCTCGACGCGCCGGAGGCCGCACGGATCCGCCGCGACTTCGGGCTCGCGGACCTGGCGGAGGTGACCGGACCGGCCGGAGTGGACGCCACCGTGCTGGTCCAGGTGCTCGACGACGTCGACGAGACGGCCGACTTCCTCGCTCTGGCAGGGGAGTCCGAGCTCGTCGCGGGTGTCGTCGGCTGGGCGGATCTCACCGCGCCCGACGTCGCCGAGCAGCTCGACCGGCTGCGGTCGGGACCGGGTGGCGACCGGTTGGTGGGCGTGCGGCACCTGGTGCAGTCCGAACCCGACCCCGGCTGGCTGGTGCTGCCTGCCGTGCTGACCGGCTTGCGGGCGGTGCGCGACGCCGGGCTGGCCTACGACCTGCTGACCCGTCCGCACCAGCTGCCCGCCGCGCTGGTGGCCGTGAGATCGGTGCCGGACTTGGTGTTCGTCGTCGACCACCTGTCCAAGCCGGGCATCGCCCACCGGGTGTACCAGCCGTGGGCCACGCACCTGTCGGCGCTGGCGGCCGAACCGAACGTGACCGCCAAGGTGTCCGGGCTCGTGACGGAGGCCGGTCCGGAGTGGACGGTGGAGGACCTGCGGCCGTGCGTCGACCTGGCGCTGGAGGTGTTCGGGCCGGACCGGCTGATGGTCGGCTCCGACTGGCCGGTGTGCCTGCTCGCCGGCGAGTACGGGGAGGTGCTGGGCGCGGCCGAAGCGTTGCTGTGCGGGCTGTCCCCGGCCGAGCGCGCCGAGGTGCTCGCCGGCACGGCCGCCCGCGTCTACCGGTTGGGGCGGCGGTGA
- a CDS encoding TetR/AcrR family transcriptional regulator, which translates to MAAPSSSEAERQRDKDRTRADILDVATKEFADKGYTGARVDEIAERTSTTKRMIYYYFGGKEQLYIAVLERAYSAIRALEAELDVEHLEPEDAIRKLAELTFDHHEANPDFIRLVSIENIHRAEHIARSEILAGLANPALDGLSRVLDRGREAGRFRADVDALDIHQVISSFCVFRLANRHTFAAIFKRDMLDPHRREHHRRMLGDLLINYLTA; encoded by the coding sequence GTGGCCGCACCGTCGTCGTCAGAGGCCGAGCGCCAGCGGGACAAGGACCGCACCCGCGCCGACATCCTCGACGTGGCCACGAAGGAGTTCGCCGACAAGGGCTACACGGGTGCGCGCGTCGACGAGATCGCCGAACGCACCAGCACCACCAAGCGGATGATCTACTACTACTTCGGCGGCAAGGAACAGCTCTACATCGCCGTCCTGGAACGCGCCTACTCCGCGATCCGCGCCCTGGAGGCCGAGCTCGACGTCGAGCACCTCGAGCCGGAGGACGCCATCCGCAAGCTCGCCGAGCTGACCTTCGACCACCACGAGGCCAACCCCGACTTCATCCGCCTGGTCAGCATCGAGAACATCCACCGCGCCGAGCACATCGCGCGCTCCGAGATCCTGGCGGGCCTGGCGAACCCGGCGCTGGACGGGCTGAGCCGGGTGCTCGACCGCGGGCGTGAGGCCGGCCGGTTCCGCGCCGACGTGGACGCGCTCGACATCCACCAGGTGATCAGCTCGTTCTGCGTGTTCCGGCTGGCGAACAGGCACACGTTCGCCGCGATCTTCAAGCGGGACATGCTGGACCCGCACCGCCGCGAGCACCACCGGCGGATGCTCGGCGACCTGCTGATCAACTACCTGACCGCCTGA